In the Chroococcidiopsis sp. SAG 2025 genome, one interval contains:
- a CDS encoding 2Fe-2S iron-sulfur cluster-binding protein, with the protein MTHTIRIHDRANGTIHTVEVPADQYILQSAEQQGVELPFSCRNGACTTCAVRVLSGEVYQPEAMGLSPELRDRGYALLCVSYARSDMEVETQDEDEVYELQFGRYFAKGRVRSGLPLDEE; encoded by the coding sequence ATGACACATACAATTCGGATACACGATCGCGCCAACGGTACAATTCATACTGTCGAAGTCCCCGCAGACCAATACATTTTGCAATCGGCAGAACAACAAGGGGTAGAATTACCATTTTCTTGCCGTAATGGTGCTTGTACGACTTGCGCTGTCAGAGTGTTATCGGGAGAAGTGTATCAGCCAGAAGCAATGGGACTCTCGCCAGAATTACGCGATCGCGGTTATGCTCTGTTATGTGTTAGTTATGCTCGTTCTGACATGGAAGTAGAAACTCAAGACGAAGATGAAGTTTACGAACTGCAATTTGGGCGTTATTTTGCCAAAGGTAGAGTTAGGTCGGGATTACCTTTGGATGAAGAATAA
- a CDS encoding phycobilisome protein produces MYPEIRTILDDAEERYLQLEEIVALKHHVSSLAQRLQVYELLRDNEIAIFQPIADQLLVAFPQHKQETIERALKNWLGTLRYCAMAMLLNNPMFLQHRLLEWLTDIVQVHQTQGIDTTLYQFLITRLPEILAEEQMALLQPFLAQVEQAVMGTCSAATVPA; encoded by the coding sequence ATGTACCCAGAAATCAGAACCATACTTGATGATGCGGAAGAACGCTATCTTCAGCTAGAAGAAATCGTTGCTTTGAAGCATCATGTTTCATCCCTTGCCCAACGCTTGCAAGTTTATGAATTGCTGCGGGACAACGAAATTGCTATTTTTCAACCGATCGCCGACCAACTGCTCGTAGCTTTTCCCCAACACAAACAAGAAACCATCGAACGCGCCTTAAAGAATTGGTTAGGAACGCTGCGTTACTGCGCGATGGCAATGTTGTTGAATAATCCCATGTTTCTCCAACATCGTTTGCTGGAATGGCTGACAGACATCGTCCAAGTTCACCAGACACAAGGCATTGATACAACTCTTTATCAGTTCCTCATAACTCGCTTGCCAGAAATTCTGGCTGAGGAACAAATGGCTCTGCTGCAACCGTTCTTAGCTCAAGTGGAACAAGCTGTCATGGGAACTTGTAGTGCAGCTACAGTGCCAGCATAA
- a CDS encoding DUF167 domain-containing protein, with product MQKKVKVKPNSKQQAIEEEADGSLTVHLKSSPVDGKANQELLQLLAKKFEIPKTRIKIKSGLTSRQKLIEIDLD from the coding sequence ATGCAAAAAAAAGTTAAAGTTAAACCAAATTCCAAGCAACAAGCAATCGAAGAAGAAGCTGACGGCAGTTTAACCGTTCATTTAAAATCTTCACCCGTAGATGGCAAAGCCAACCAAGAATTACTTCAACTATTAGCTAAAAAATTTGAAATTCCAAAAACTCGAATTAAAATTAAATCCGGCTTGACATCCCGTCAAAAATTAATTGAAATCGACTTGGATTGA
- a CDS encoding thermonuclease family protein, which translates to MRVISGQTIEVISADKQHQINPSSPHSSSLTPHSFKVRLTGIEAPDMQQQPWGPIAKQQLEATVDGKTVTLELDGQPDKYGRQWAYVWQNGKLLNEQLLKEGYVLWDGRSRDRKYDDRLEKAQAWARIIGRGVWDVRQPMRQTPAEFRQMAGVGSRESGQGGQGEINTHDT; encoded by the coding sequence ATGCGGGTAATCAGCGGACAAACCATAGAAGTCATAAGCGCAGACAAACAACATCAGATAAATCCTTCTTCCCCTCACTCCTCATCCCTCACTCCTCACTCCTTCAAAGTTCGCTTGACGGGAATTGAAGCCCCAGATATGCAGCAGCAGCCTTGGGGACCAATAGCTAAACAGCAGCTAGAAGCAACGGTCGACGGGAAAACAGTTACCTTAGAACTTGACGGACAGCCAGATAAATATGGGCGACAGTGGGCTTATGTGTGGCAAAATGGCAAATTGTTGAACGAGCAACTACTGAAAGAGGGATACGTTTTGTGGGATGGGAGATCGCGCGATCGTAAGTATGACGATCGCTTGGAAAAAGCGCAAGCCTGGGCAAGAATCATTGGGCGTGGCGTGTGGGATGTGAGACAACCAATGCGGCAAACCCCCGCTGAATTTAGGCAAATGGCGGGAGTTGGGAGTCGGGAGTCGGGACAAGGGGGACAAGGGGAAATAAATACACATGACACATGA
- a CDS encoding 2Fe-2S iron-sulfur cluster-binding protein: MAKTVRLEPIGEETSIQTNGNILSVLLKNELNVLHECGGRGMCATCHVYIKSGMEGLSSPSRRERRTIEVITSANNNSRLACQALVIGEGVVVELPSGTYVSAIDDIESLIGTRAEQNILHPLDGRILVEAGKLVTRSMITQLQDTRTEVTEYLNHASDT; the protein is encoded by the coding sequence ATGGCAAAGACTGTCAGACTAGAACCAATCGGTGAAGAAACCTCCATTCAAACGAATGGCAACATCCTATCTGTTCTGTTAAAAAATGAACTGAACGTGTTACATGAGTGTGGCGGTCGAGGAATGTGTGCTACCTGCCATGTTTACATCAAAAGTGGCATGGAAGGCTTGTCTTCACCTAGCCGACGCGAACGGCGTACCATTGAAGTGATTACTTCTGCCAACAATAATTCTCGCCTCGCTTGTCAAGCTTTAGTGATTGGTGAAGGTGTAGTCGTTGAATTACCTTCTGGTACGTATGTCAGTGCAATTGATGATATTGAGTCTCTCATTGGCACGCGGGCAGAACAAAATATCCTTCACCCTCTAGACGGTAGAATTCTCGTGGAAGCAGGTAAGTTGGTTACCCGTTCGATGATTACTCAACTTCAAGATACTCGTACTGAGGTTACCGAGTATCTGAATCATGCCAGCGATACCTAA
- a CDS encoding DUF2809 domain-containing protein, which produces MRSPATQTAYIIISLLVVTAMGFLFKFYTGFAQEWFNNYIAAVFYEIFWCLLAFLFWRSSNAIARIPIWVFIITCGIEFLQLWHPPLLEKIRSTFLGRTLLGSTFSLWDFPHYVLGCFLGWLWLQQLEVRGHAKKS; this is translated from the coding sequence ATGCGATCGCCCGCCACTCAAACTGCATACATAATTATTTCCCTGCTCGTCGTTACCGCGATGGGCTTTCTTTTTAAGTTTTATACTGGCTTTGCTCAAGAGTGGTTTAATAATTACATAGCCGCCGTGTTTTACGAAATTTTTTGGTGTCTGCTAGCATTTTTATTTTGGCGCAGTAGCAATGCGATCGCCCGAATACCTATATGGGTTTTCATTATCACTTGTGGAATTGAATTTCTGCAACTGTGGCATCCTCCTTTATTAGAAAAAATTCGCTCCACTTTTCTAGGAAGAACGCTACTCGGCTCCACCTTTTCTTTATGGGACTTCCCCCATTACGTACTAGGCTGTTTTTTAGGATGGCTGTGGTTGCAGCAATTAGAGGTAAGAGGACATGCAAAAAAAAGTTAA
- a CDS encoding tetratricopeptide repeat protein translates to MQDNFTAPANKYPWLEKVEIASVVGSIGGAIASFMLNQAAVAAIPLSVTVALNLTNRRILLDHLKQHNLATIAQVLQEQVKTQSNLERLSEELGTFEQQTEKKHGEAQAGIKLLDEHLQLTNNNLQQARENNDRSLAQLQQQDANIQNQLQTQLETLNQQLEQLQQQTNMLVQEQNSRLMNEQAKIARTVDALRDIETCTQSLRINPISANAFFNRGLSYQRLGDREAAVGDFTEAIRVNPQYAEAFQSRGLAHADLGDKKAAVRDLREAARLFFESGEIDKYQIARDLGKKFHDLDSPSEAEALTEVAYESSMAGSFEDIALESLFS, encoded by the coding sequence ATGCAAGATAATTTCACAGCACCAGCAAATAAATATCCTTGGTTAGAAAAGGTAGAAATCGCTTCGGTAGTTGGTTCGATTGGCGGCGCGATCGCTTCTTTCATGCTAAATCAGGCAGCAGTTGCTGCAATTCCGCTCTCTGTCACTGTCGCACTCAATTTAACAAATCGGCGGATACTGTTAGATCATTTAAAACAACACAATCTAGCCACGATCGCTCAAGTATTGCAAGAGCAGGTAAAAACTCAATCTAATCTGGAAAGACTCAGTGAAGAATTGGGTACGTTCGAGCAACAAACAGAGAAAAAGCATGGTGAAGCTCAAGCTGGAATTAAGTTGTTGGACGAACACCTTCAGCTAACAAATAATAATTTACAGCAAGCGCGAGAAAATAACGATCGAAGTCTTGCTCAACTCCAACAGCAAGACGCAAACATTCAAAACCAGTTACAAACGCAACTAGAAACGCTCAACCAGCAGCTAGAACAGCTCCAGCAACAAACTAATATGCTGGTACAGGAGCAAAACAGCCGTTTAATGAACGAACAAGCTAAGATTGCTAGAACTGTAGATGCTTTGCGCGATATCGAGACTTGCACTCAAAGTTTGCGGATCAATCCGATTTCTGCTAATGCTTTCTTCAATCGCGGTTTGAGTTACCAACGCTTGGGCGATCGCGAAGCAGCAGTTGGTGATTTTACAGAAGCAATTCGAGTTAATCCTCAATACGCAGAAGCTTTTCAAAGCCGCGGTCTTGCCCATGCCGATCTCGGTGATAAAAAAGCGGCAGTACGGGATTTACGCGAAGCCGCCAGACTATTCTTTGAGAGCGGTGAGATTGATAAATATCAAATTGCTCGCGACCTCGGTAAGAAGTTTCACGATTTAGATTCGCCTAGTGAAGCTGAAGCGCTCACAGAGGTGGCTTACGAAAGCTCAATGGCAG
- a CDS encoding inositol monophosphatase family protein, with protein sequence MTNDRQLQIFLDVATEAALSAGAVLLGYLGKLEEVREKGRGGDLVTAADKASEVVVLEVLQRHFPDHAILAEESGKLGNADSEFCWAIDPLDGTTNFAHQYPCFAVSIGLLVAGVPQVGVIFDPYRDELFRGAKGAIATCNRKPISVSTTVELSKCLLVTGFAYDRRETADNNYAEFCHLTHLTQGVRRSGAAALDLAYVASGRIDGYWERGISLWDIAAGIAILKAAGGQVSAYDGSPIDLATGRILATNGLIHSSLSQELLQVPPLSTWSHYNP encoded by the coding sequence ATGACAAACGATCGACAACTCCAAATCTTCCTAGATGTTGCTACAGAAGCCGCCTTATCTGCGGGTGCAGTTTTGCTGGGCTATTTAGGTAAGTTAGAAGAAGTTAGAGAAAAAGGACGGGGTGGAGATTTAGTAACTGCTGCCGATAAAGCATCGGAAGTAGTAGTTTTAGAAGTCTTACAGCGGCATTTTCCCGATCATGCCATTCTAGCGGAAGAATCAGGCAAGCTTGGGAATGCAGACAGCGAATTTTGTTGGGCGATCGATCCTTTAGATGGAACGACAAATTTCGCGCATCAATATCCTTGTTTCGCCGTGTCAATTGGGTTATTAGTGGCTGGAGTTCCACAGGTTGGAGTCATTTTCGATCCTTATCGTGATGAATTGTTCCGAGGGGCAAAAGGGGCGATCGCTACTTGTAACCGCAAACCTATAAGCGTTTCAACCACAGTCGAACTGAGTAAGTGTCTTCTGGTAACTGGTTTCGCCTACGATCGCCGCGAAACAGCCGATAATAACTATGCCGAATTCTGTCATTTGACTCACCTGACTCAAGGAGTTAGACGCAGCGGCGCAGCAGCTTTAGACTTAGCTTATGTTGCCAGCGGGCGCATTGATGGCTACTGGGAACGGGGAATTTCTCTGTGGGATATTGCTGCTGGAATTGCCATTCTCAAAGCAGCAGGCGGTCAAGTCAGTGCCTATGATGGTAGCCCAATCGACCTAGCAACCGGCAGAATTTTAGCCACAAATGGACTAATTCATTCAAGTCTCAGCCAAGAATTACTTCAAGTGCCACCACTGTCAACTTGGAGTCATTATAATCCCTAG
- a CDS encoding DUF2231 domain-containing protein gives MENDEREYRDPGIPSTVAIVGHPLHPLLVTLPIAFLVGLAVTDLVYWLNKDPFWARASFWLVVAGFATTLPAALTGLMDFLRIDRVRKRTAGLAHLVLNITIIVLTGINLLLRLNNVVGAILPTGLTLSLITATLLGLSGWYGAELVYRHKIAVIGNSSRSEP, from the coding sequence GTGGAGAATGACGAGCGCGAATATCGCGACCCTGGTATTCCCAGCACAGTGGCAATAGTAGGTCATCCTCTGCATCCACTGCTGGTCACATTGCCAATCGCGTTTCTCGTTGGGTTAGCTGTAACTGACCTAGTTTATTGGTTGAATAAAGACCCCTTCTGGGCAAGAGCATCTTTTTGGTTAGTAGTGGCTGGGTTCGCCACGACTTTACCAGCAGCCCTGACAGGTTTGATGGACTTCTTGAGAATCGATCGCGTGCGTAAGCGTACTGCTGGTTTGGCGCATTTGGTTCTCAACATTACTATTATTGTCTTGACGGGTATTAATCTCCTACTTCGGCTCAACAATGTAGTAGGAGCTATTTTGCCTACAGGCTTGACACTTTCACTCATTACTGCAACACTTTTAGGACTTTCCGGCTGGTATGGCGCTGAGCTAGTTTATCGACACAAAATCGCCGTAATTGGCAACAGTAGCCGTTCGGAACCATAG
- a CDS encoding V4R domain-containing protein, which produces MITVADLIKDERLPGNYFAFDAYIQGDFESGLLENRHGDRLIAIPDTLIQSIYTALNQETGQASGVVLANCGRWWGKNFYARFVEQVSEYYSKPINEMEMVEFTQCLRQCWKAHGWGTFELDLSYYQQGFLVVKTQNSPYAKQAPQSKRPVCHFEAGILRAFFSQLTGRELHCLQTTCESLGAKYNHFVLGLAQRIKPADAWLEEQQEHEIIMHRLCNSSNQ; this is translated from the coding sequence ATGATTACTGTCGCCGATTTAATCAAAGACGAACGCTTACCAGGAAATTATTTTGCCTTTGATGCCTACATTCAGGGTGATTTTGAATCAGGTTTACTAGAAAATCGCCACGGCGATCGCCTCATAGCAATTCCAGACACGCTCATTCAATCGATTTATACCGCGCTTAACCAAGAAACAGGTCAAGCTTCTGGTGTAGTGCTTGCCAATTGCGGGCGCTGGTGGGGCAAAAATTTCTACGCTCGGTTTGTCGAACAAGTTAGCGAGTACTACTCCAAGCCGATCAACGAAATGGAGATGGTTGAGTTTACCCAGTGTCTCAGACAGTGTTGGAAAGCTCATGGCTGGGGAACTTTTGAATTAGATTTGAGCTACTACCAACAAGGATTTTTGGTGGTTAAAACTCAGAATTCTCCCTACGCCAAGCAAGCACCCCAGAGCAAACGACCAGTGTGTCACTTTGAAGCAGGTATCCTCCGCGCTTTCTTCAGCCAACTGACAGGCCGAGAACTCCACTGTCTGCAAACAACCTGCGAATCTCTAGGAGCTAAGTACAATCACTTTGTTCTAGGTTTAGCACAACGAATCAAACCTGCTGATGCTTGGTTAGAAGAACAGCAAGAGCATGAAATTATCATGCACCGACTCTGCAATAGTTCTAATCAATAA
- a CDS encoding ATP phosphoribosyltransferase regulatory subunit, which yields MVYQSPAGARDLLPLDVAQKHWVEERLQQVFHRWGYHRIITSTLERLDTLMAGGAIQRSTVIQVQDREEELGLRPELTASIARTAVTRMAGATFPQRLYYNANVFCRTPDSSHNRQLEFYQTGVELLGSEGLLADAEVLLLLAECLNELGLHHWQLILGEAEITQSLLAPFPASGRDRVRQAIAHLDRVTLETLPLSEDLRARALMMLDLRGHPADVLQKVTKLSLDAPQQAALHRLKSLVEILDRCFSVDSNQNSQNFPVILDLSMIRTFDYYTGIVFEVIGNAAIDNTIAQPQILGQGGRYDQLLGLYHPQGKTIPGIGFVLNTEDLQQALLSADRLPQATPASDWLVVAQTPAAYAAAFAYAEKLRHTPAIRVEMDLGDRQPEEIRTYARQRRIQQIAWLKDDGSAEIETLKREQGAGSRE from the coding sequence ATGGTCTACCAATCGCCTGCGGGAGCAAGAGATTTATTACCCTTAGATGTGGCTCAGAAACACTGGGTCGAAGAACGGTTGCAGCAGGTATTTCATCGTTGGGGCTATCACCGCATCATTACTTCAACTCTCGAACGGTTAGATACGCTGATGGCTGGAGGAGCAATTCAGCGATCGACGGTGATCCAAGTTCAGGATCGCGAGGAAGAATTGGGGTTGCGTCCAGAATTGACAGCCTCGATTGCTCGCACTGCTGTAACTCGGATGGCAGGAGCGACCTTTCCGCAACGCCTCTACTACAACGCTAACGTCTTTTGCCGCACGCCCGATAGCAGCCACAACCGCCAGTTGGAGTTTTATCAAACTGGGGTGGAGTTGCTGGGTAGCGAAGGATTACTGGCTGACGCTGAGGTGTTATTACTGCTGGCTGAGTGCTTGAATGAATTGGGTTTACACCACTGGCAGCTGATTCTAGGCGAAGCGGAAATTACCCAATCGCTATTGGCTCCTTTCCCCGCATCTGGACGCGATCGCGTTCGACAGGCGATCGCCCACCTCGATCGCGTCACGCTCGAAACTCTACCTTTAAGCGAAGATCTACGAGCTAGAGCTTTAATGATGCTCGATTTGCGCGGACATCCCGCAGATGTATTGCAAAAAGTCACAAAATTAAGTTTAGATGCACCACAACAAGCAGCTTTACACCGACTCAAATCGCTAGTTGAGATTTTGGATCGATGCTTTAGTGTAGACTCAAACCAAAACTCGCAAAACTTTCCAGTCATTCTAGATTTGAGCATGATTCGCACCTTTGACTATTACACGGGGATCGTGTTTGAAGTCATCGGCAATGCAGCGATCGACAATACAATAGCTCAACCGCAAATTTTAGGACAAGGAGGTCGTTACGACCAACTTTTGGGACTGTATCATCCCCAAGGTAAAACGATTCCTGGGATTGGCTTTGTCCTGAACACAGAAGATTTACAACAAGCCTTGCTGTCTGCCGATCGCTTACCGCAAGCTACACCCGCTAGTGATTGGCTCGTTGTCGCTCAAACACCAGCAGCTTACGCGGCTGCTTTTGCCTATGCAGAAAAGTTACGCCATACCCCAGCGATCCGAGTCGAAATGGACTTAGGCGATCGCCAACCAGAGGAAATCCGCACCTACGCCCGCCAGCGCCGCATTCAACAAATTGCATGGCTCAAAGATGACGGTTCCGCTGAGATTGAAACGCTGAAGAGGGAACAGGGAGCAGGGAGTAGGGAGTAG
- a CDS encoding allophycocyanin has translation MLSQLARLTVEADGRYATSEELQFLKDYIESLDSRVSAYQKIQAAEAEVISQLEEKWAANENLFGQGNNKLNVSTCQRDLKNMIRYTATTVLSSDLDRLRESCLLWYQTIVRAYKYGHIANITYPLLNELMKQFLSAEEAALASPVLGLNQVILGKT, from the coding sequence ATGTTGAGTCAGTTAGCCCGCTTGACCGTAGAAGCGGACGGTCGCTACGCTACTTCAGAAGAACTTCAGTTTCTTAAAGATTACATTGAGTCTCTTGATTCTCGTGTAAGTGCATATCAGAAAATTCAAGCTGCTGAGGCAGAAGTTATCAGCCAGTTGGAGGAAAAGTGGGCTGCTAACGAGAATTTGTTTGGGCAAGGTAACAATAAACTCAATGTTTCAACTTGCCAACGCGATCTGAAAAATATGATACGTTACACAGCCACAACTGTATTGAGTAGCGACCTCGATCGCTTGCGAGAAAGTTGTTTGCTTTGGTATCAAACTATCGTTCGTGCTTATAAATACGGACATATTGCCAACATCACTTATCCATTACTAAACGAGTTGATGAAACAGTTTCTATCTGCTGAAGAAGCAGCGCTTGCATCTCCAGTTTTAGGACTCAACCAAGTGATTTTGGGTAAAACATAA
- a CDS encoding hemerythrin domain-containing protein, whose amino-acid sequence MVVTLDDTKRSAIAVKLADVKALQELIISNEETLLGQINDSEIQKRLQEMLDSDRKNLGVIETVIVQYGIQGEPRKATQELIEKTKEMMQGSELSLYDKFAQHELLKHGQAMTGIMLHKAAQVVGADVDIAFGPLNTVNFENRAHQEQLKGILEQVGTRELTGKDADQGLWARVQDAVAAFSGVVGSAVTQTSDKKDMNVQDLIRADHSKVNTLFTELLQSDNPQKIQEYFGQIYKDLLAHSIAEEEVVYPRVRAFYPEDKVQELYSEQAEFRTKLDEIKAIEPSNSQFKDKVKQLMDAVGDHIRQEEFDMFTAIRNNLSSDQSEQMASDFKAAKAKAQQEMGVVS is encoded by the coding sequence ATGGTCGTAACATTAGACGATACCAAGCGTTCTGCTATTGCGGTTAAACTAGCTGACGTGAAAGCTCTACAAGAGTTAATAATTTCTAACGAAGAAACACTGCTAGGACAAATCAACGATTCGGAAATTCAAAAGCGCCTTCAAGAAATGCTCGATTCTGATCGCAAGAACTTGGGCGTTATTGAGACTGTCATCGTACAATATGGCATTCAGGGAGAACCCAGAAAGGCTACACAAGAGCTAATCGAAAAGACTAAGGAAATGATGCAAGGGTCTGAATTGTCTTTGTATGATAAGTTCGCTCAGCACGAACTGCTCAAACACGGACAAGCAATGACCGGTATCATGTTGCACAAAGCTGCTCAAGTCGTAGGTGCAGATGTTGATATAGCGTTCGGTCCTTTGAATACAGTTAACTTTGAAAACAGAGCGCACCAAGAACAACTTAAAGGCATCTTAGAGCAAGTTGGGACTCGCGAGTTGACTGGTAAGGATGCAGATCAAGGACTGTGGGCGCGGGTACAAGATGCGGTTGCTGCTTTCTCTGGCGTAGTCGGTAGTGCCGTTACCCAAACTTCTGATAAGAAGGATATGAACGTCCAAGATCTGATTCGTGCAGATCACAGCAAAGTGAATACACTGTTCACCGAGTTGCTACAGAGTGATAATCCTCAGAAGATCCAGGAGTACTTCGGTCAAATCTACAAAGATCTGTTGGCTCATTCGATTGCTGAAGAGGAAGTGGTCTATCCTAGAGTGCGTGCTTTTTATCCAGAAGACAAAGTTCAAGAACTCTACAGCGAGCAAGCTGAATTCAGAACTAAATTAGATGAGATTAAAGCGATCGAGCCTTCTAATTCGCAGTTCAAAGATAAAGTTAAGCAACTGATGGATGCTGTTGGCGATCACATTCGTCAAGAAGAGTTCGACATGTTTACCGCAATTCGCAACAACCTCAGTAGCGACCAAAGCGAGCAAATGGCTAGCGACTTCAAAGCTGCTAAAGCCAAAGCACAACAAGAAATGGGCGTTGTCAGCTAG
- a CDS encoding V4R domain-containing protein: MVISSDNLLFSTHSKPGTQAEYSLKKKYPQKHDHYSFNNFFQFQSNAGIVTDWHDQRHLFATEDFIVGLIEGLEEEVGSASTVLMYNIGFEWGTRDAKFFQHWFEREYGKNVKEVNSLYMLEAWWWPFTAQGWGNWEVDMSDHKNGFMFVNIFDSAVARTLGDVGKPVCHIYAGLFAGFFSDLVKKTLSCIEIQCYSMGETYCKFLLGTKDRIDAAAFWHNEGATARDIEKRLRHGERLG, from the coding sequence ATGGTTATCTCGTCCGACAATTTGCTCTTTTCTACTCACTCAAAACCAGGTACGCAAGCAGAATATTCCTTAAAGAAGAAGTATCCCCAGAAGCACGACCATTACAGCTTCAATAACTTCTTCCAATTTCAATCAAACGCGGGCATTGTCACCGATTGGCACGACCAGCGCCACTTATTTGCCACAGAAGACTTCATCGTAGGATTAATTGAGGGATTGGAAGAAGAAGTCGGCAGCGCTTCTACAGTCTTGATGTACAACATTGGTTTCGAGTGGGGAACCAGGGATGCCAAATTTTTTCAACATTGGTTCGAGCGGGAATATGGCAAGAACGTCAAAGAAGTCAACTCTCTGTACATGCTAGAAGCATGGTGGTGGCCCTTCACCGCTCAAGGCTGGGGTAACTGGGAGGTCGATATGAGCGACCATAAAAACGGGTTCATGTTCGTCAACATCTTCGATTCTGCCGTAGCTAGAACGTTGGGCGATGTTGGTAAACCAGTTTGTCATATCTATGCGGGATTATTTGCTGGATTCTTCAGCGATCTCGTTAAAAAAACCTTGAGTTGCATTGAGATTCAGTGCTACTCAATGGGAGAAACATACTGTAAATTCCTCTTGGGTACAAAAGACCGAATTGATGCTGCTGCCTTCTGGCACAACGAGGGTGCTACAGCTCGCGATATTGAAAAGCGGCTGCGTCATGGAGAACGGTTAGGATGA
- a CDS encoding J domain-containing protein, protein MSFKIDGGLFLFDFTDCHAILGVPIDADFKEIRKRYLIIARCLHPDTCTAKSISDKQAANHILSKLVNPAYKKLSQDYSRVEYMVTLREMGKRLAQDTTSVSLKNELSIQLQHSTDIDQVYQKAIAEVTKQQYESLERIIPTISQISELNLVYLGRKGGTGFMVARTTVPSVVPSQHSRPTASSPPPTEPESPPSPAEPYLRRAQSLMEKNLFAPASVELKDALKLEPNNSRCHSLIGTVYLKQNQATMAKVHINKALQLDPKDPIALEGKQLLDRLASKAGTQTATSDKTASKTASKKPSEPSGSGGMFGGLFGGKKK, encoded by the coding sequence ATGTCTTTTAAGATTGATGGCGGATTATTTTTATTTGACTTCACAGATTGCCATGCAATTTTGGGCGTTCCAATTGATGCCGACTTTAAAGAAATTCGCAAACGCTATCTGATTATTGCTCGCTGCTTGCATCCCGATACTTGCACGGCTAAAAGTATTTCAGATAAACAAGCGGCAAATCATATTCTGTCTAAGCTTGTCAATCCCGCTTATAAAAAATTATCCCAGGATTACAGTCGTGTTGAATACATGGTGACGCTGCGGGAGATGGGCAAGCGGTTAGCTCAAGATACGACTAGCGTTTCGCTCAAAAACGAACTATCGATCCAACTTCAACACAGCACAGATATCGACCAGGTATATCAAAAAGCGATCGCTGAAGTGACAAAACAACAGTATGAATCTCTCGAAAGAATTATCCCTACAATTAGTCAAATCAGCGAATTAAATCTAGTCTACTTAGGGCGTAAAGGTGGTACTGGGTTTATGGTTGCTAGAACGACTGTGCCATCTGTGGTTCCCAGCCAACATTCTCGACCGACAGCATCTTCGCCTCCCCCAACTGAGCCAGAGTCACCTCCATCGCCAGCCGAACCTTATCTTCGTCGCGCCCAGTCTTTGATGGAAAAGAATCTCTTCGCCCCAGCGAGTGTAGAGCTAAAAGACGCGCTGAAACTAGAGCCAAATAATAGTCGCTGTCATAGCTTAATTGGCACGGTTTATTTGAAGCAGAATCAGGCTACTATGGCTAAGGTACATATTAACAAAGCCCTACAATTAGACCCTAAAGATCCGATCGCCCTAGAAGGAAAACAACTGTTAGATCGGCTAGCGAGTAAAGCTGGCACTCAAACAGCCACTTCTGATAAAACTGCATCTAAAACTGCGTCGAAAAAACCATCAGAACCATCTGGAAGTGGGGGAATGTTTGGCGGTCTATTTGGAGGCAAGAAAAAATAA